Proteins from a single region of Streptomyces griseiscabiei:
- a CDS encoding macro domain-containing protein — protein MSDELEHAGPDLTTALPRLVDELGRVRALGLPRLHEAELETLRSCVAGERRERGEPEAVERLLHTVVLGLDGELLRDAALHSFGFAPGTRDLPGKERRARAAHVYGVGAERFRKHQEKLMLHQVARAVLNFEGQVLGPEPGPTHVPVQTPSPAQAQAPVVPVRAGRHVLRTAFAHGDVLLTLHVAPIELVTGVDVLVSSENIYFEMSKTFRRTVSGSLRRAGATKDAVGRITDDVIARQLADWVRTFGVPGLPVTAGTVAVTSPGALSAQGVRRILHAAVATPSARGDGYETAPAAVAAAVRRVFQLAAAERRTGRVALKSIALPLLGAGRGGLDARTSAETVVETLEQVLKADPDWSVHLVTRNPLSARAVIDVVTDRRP, from the coding sequence GTGAGCGATGAGCTGGAGCATGCCGGACCCGACCTCACGACGGCGCTGCCGAGGCTCGTCGACGAACTGGGCCGGGTCCGGGCGCTCGGACTGCCCCGGCTGCACGAGGCGGAGCTGGAGACCCTGCGCTCGTGCGTCGCGGGCGAGCGCAGGGAGCGCGGGGAGCCGGAGGCCGTGGAGCGCCTGCTGCACACCGTCGTGCTGGGTCTCGACGGGGAGCTGCTGCGCGACGCGGCCCTCCACTCGTTCGGCTTCGCCCCCGGCACCCGTGATCTGCCGGGCAAGGAGCGCCGGGCACGGGCGGCCCATGTCTACGGTGTCGGGGCGGAGCGGTTCCGCAAGCATCAGGAGAAGCTGATGCTCCATCAAGTGGCGCGTGCCGTACTGAACTTCGAGGGACAGGTTCTGGGGCCGGAGCCGGGGCCGACGCACGTGCCGGTGCAAACGCCGAGCCCGGCCCAGGCCCAGGCGCCGGTCGTCCCCGTCCGTGCCGGGCGGCATGTGTTACGGACGGCCTTCGCCCACGGGGACGTGCTCCTCACGCTCCACGTGGCGCCCATCGAGCTGGTCACGGGCGTGGATGTGCTGGTCTCCTCGGAGAACATCTACTTCGAGATGTCGAAGACGTTCCGCCGCACCGTCTCCGGGAGCCTGCGGCGGGCCGGCGCCACGAAGGACGCCGTCGGCCGCATCACGGACGACGTGATAGCGCGGCAACTCGCCGACTGGGTAAGGACGTTCGGGGTGCCGGGCCTGCCCGTGACGGCGGGCACGGTCGCCGTCACCTCACCGGGCGCCCTGTCGGCGCAGGGGGTGCGGCGCATCCTGCACGCGGCGGTCGCCACGCCCTCGGCCCGGGGCGACGGATACGAGACGGCGCCCGCGGCCGTCGCGGCGGCCGTGCGGCGCGTCTTCCAGCTGGCGGCGGCGGAACGGCGTACGGGCCGGGTCGCCCTGAAGTCCATCGCGCTTCCCCTGCTGGGTGCGGGCCGGGGCGGTCTCGACGCGCGGACCAGCGCCGAGACCGTCGTGGAAACGCTGGAGCAGGTGCTCAAGGCCGACCCCGACTGGTCGGTGCATCTGGTGACCCGCAATCCGCTCAGCGCCCGCGCGGTGATCGATGTGGTGACCGACCGGCGCCCCTGA
- a CDS encoding RES family NAD+ phosphorylase: MARGANLPAKGTANPRRTVRKAGDLLYRVHSVRRPADGFNPEPQDHHFGGGRFDSTPNDSYAYLYAAPRPETAVVERFVRALRFDSAGNPRILPSKELEGRVLSQVRLARDVELVSLCSIVQLNAVRQSDWWLVGSEPTEYAFTRRWGHWLREEAPWADGFVWQSRLDGPHESLVLFGAAARTDLLTVTAEPPRALDDEDGQRWLAATLAEYGIELGAVDPAPGIGS; this comes from the coding sequence ATGGCCCGTGGAGCGAACCTGCCCGCGAAGGGCACGGCGAACCCCCGCAGGACGGTCCGCAAGGCCGGTGACCTGCTGTACCGGGTGCACTCGGTGCGCCGCCCGGCGGACGGCTTCAACCCGGAGCCGCAGGACCACCACTTCGGCGGCGGTCGCTTCGACAGCACCCCGAACGATTCCTACGCGTACCTGTACGCGGCCCCCAGGCCCGAGACGGCGGTCGTCGAGCGGTTCGTCCGCGCCCTGCGGTTCGACAGCGCGGGCAATCCCCGCATCCTGCCGTCGAAGGAGCTCGAAGGCAGGGTGCTGTCCCAGGTGCGGCTCGCCCGGGACGTCGAACTGGTCTCCCTGTGCAGCATCGTCCAGCTCAACGCCGTACGGCAGAGCGACTGGTGGCTCGTCGGGTCCGAGCCCACGGAGTACGCGTTCACCCGCCGCTGGGGGCACTGGCTGCGGGAGGAGGCCCCGTGGGCGGACGGCTTCGTCTGGCAGTCGCGCCTGGACGGTCCCCATGAGTCCCTGGTGCTGTTCGGCGCCGCCGCGCGGACCGATCTGCTGACGGTGACCGCCGAGCCGCCGAGGGCCCTCGACGACGAGGACGGGCAGCGCTGGCTGGCCGCGACCCTGGCGGAGTACGGCATCGAGCTGGGGGCGGTGGACCCGGCGCCGGGCATCGGTTCCTGA
- a CDS encoding DUF3168 domain-containing protein, protein MDEYEQQLIAALVSEPQSIREKLSPEDRAQLDVLLDLVAEGGSEERLRGITRAVAAHLRVALPGDEGRAVGRRYTSSSLVRRPPHEVLLERFTPDGTHGRPTGARPAARTSAGDGGAGGTGGETGGGTAGTRWASARDRLLAEPALTAGELAEHFGSRPDQPDLIRLPAAGGPARLPAFQFDADGHPRPVVLTVNALLGAAADPWGVADWWLGPNPWLDAAPATLLGAGLDDQLLAAARVVGEDY, encoded by the coding sequence ATGGACGAGTACGAGCAGCAACTAATCGCCGCGCTCGTGTCGGAACCGCAGTCGATCCGGGAAAAGCTCTCCCCGGAGGACCGGGCACAGCTCGACGTCCTGCTGGACCTCGTCGCCGAGGGCGGGAGCGAGGAGCGGCTGCGGGGGATCACGCGTGCCGTCGCCGCCCATCTGCGCGTGGCCCTGCCGGGTGACGAGGGCAGGGCGGTGGGCCGCCGTTACACCTCCTCGTCCCTCGTGCGGCGACCGCCGCACGAGGTGCTCCTGGAGCGCTTCACGCCGGACGGCACCCACGGCCGCCCGACCGGCGCCCGGCCCGCCGCCCGGACCTCCGCGGGCGACGGCGGAGCTGGTGGGACGGGCGGGGAGACGGGCGGGGGGACGGCCGGGACGCGCTGGGCCTCGGCCCGGGACCGGCTGCTGGCCGAGCCCGCCCTGACGGCCGGGGAGCTGGCGGAGCACTTCGGGAGCCGGCCGGACCAGCCCGACCTGATCAGGCTCCCGGCCGCCGGGGGACCGGCACGGCTGCCCGCCTTCCAGTTCGACGCGGACGGACATCCGCGTCCGGTGGTGCTCACCGTCAACGCGCTGCTCGGCGCGGCGGCCGACCCCTGGGGTGTGGCCGACTGGTGGCTGGGGCCCAATCCATGGCTGGACGCCGCGCCGGCGACGCTGCTCGGCGCGGGGCTGGACGATCAACTGCTCGCCGCCGCGCGCGTGGTGGGGGAGGACTACTGA
- a CDS encoding CHAT domain-containing protein: MDRFTRIDTALRLLEAAEEAMERDERERVVELLDELERTLAGLPGSPAGEGERRLLLGMSADAAQLRHAHGQRPEDLDDAIARRDAVHTLTAEAYTSPGPEEPPELGELILIRSQLALDIAERWRTSEPGPRRSADADRVAELLGPTLDGPDAQHLPDPAQCHLVLGLVLSNRCRCAEHDTPERLADRDAAIRHLRTAYDADDLDPELRPVVAFDLALLSYLRLADRYDRSERPPGAGDAASEFGALLDLLRPLTADPGQDGADAAELGADMCDALTQYDSGQRAQATAIGWYRAALAHPGLPAEAAHRVATNLGLALAERSERNREAQHPGDPAPAVDRAEADGLWEAALTRLPATAEAGSEEHEGRVACLAGIVDLLWIEHTDGLLDEDGTGRLAARARELAALIGPDDTDRALLVLKAAIALNRRAIDRGMPYMYDMTNSVLMTGTVDPDRALARTGPRMVADLRDAIDLLRTASGLYHHEDELHLGAQCILGIALLLDFACALPEVRHASLRDALRILRVVLEGLPVDSDLRDDDLHGAFRTAMLYRVWYTEPFTAAAQNPGEPLVPDVTGFPSVEDDLQLLTGLLDPDTLDREPYLVLISVMVGLIRSPEAMPSAANCRTWSERLRRAVPRLEPEAWGLKAVMLAIAGTLGLVLDRTGEATLTDRATTTATLRQARALLPPGSSMRGMIDDALRHGAMTDLQALLRTLFPGMGRTTAPPPPGRRAEQPAPSDPADDEGAPTPPAIDPSATVLLGDGSPDPFALPLGRVAEILDGDPGTAGPAEAAARSLAHYRRWLRQRDGQDLTRAIALVRQALTALADGTAPDGAPRAGAADPALADRCGEFLAHLLLDRHVLLGDHADLDAAVHEYDLLLDRTPERLTRPPLPAVLAEAGDPRVPPHLFHAPERTAHAPFRAELLAAAGSAWLLLARSRRRHSSALADNAVRAWAEAKRLLPEDHPAVPAVRTELAAQALRTAREAGDTEAVRAAVDALVEAATACPPRSPHRPALHLRAAAALAEPGAAAVSGGAAVLDRGVALLRDVVERGPHEFHGSRARCLYGLGSLLLARHPDTGRREDLEEALAVLREAREVLNASAGDPFAVALIRTLALAHRAFGPHDGEHRRESREAGRSALTAHGRAVLLQSGADHGLEAARAIAPDMLRLVRWCLADGLPEAAFEALELGRGLVLNAATTNVTVPDLLRGDGLTALAEEWARAAADGRGGGPGEVPDDLRRRVLDALAGSAAEKRLVSAPAPGLLGRTLRRLGTDALAYLVPGEDGAPGHAVIVTATGAVRSLRLPRLTSVSAGPVGAYDRALVEFQEAGRLKAPEPHHPLVMHELHRKRLLLREKEWRQALQRLCVWAGEAAMTPLLAAAEAWWPGRVPRIVLAPVGSLGIVPWHAAGGPGSAAPSAPGTGYACERAVISYCASARQLIEVAARPAAVLGRGGVAVVVDPGGSPTMHREAALVTALHPEVTVIGGLGGAGDARGAGAVTLPSEPGSLEPFLPGRGAAPTALLHVNCHADTGPTSNDSVLRLDATHTVSVQDLLTGAAGRDPGMPGGTVLLANCTSDLTLSDHDEALTLATAFLGVGATAVVGSRWAVADDPRTTLLVLLVHHHMKRGTPPRDALRAAQLWMLDPGRVLPPELAEFEALVGDGTSGPLDELEVWASFAHHGQ; the protein is encoded by the coding sequence ATGGATCGTTTTACCCGGATCGACACCGCCCTACGACTTCTCGAAGCGGCCGAGGAAGCCATGGAGCGGGACGAGCGGGAGCGGGTCGTGGAGCTCCTCGACGAACTGGAGCGGACCCTGGCGGGACTGCCCGGCTCCCCGGCCGGCGAGGGCGAACGGCGGCTGCTGCTCGGGATGTCGGCCGACGCGGCCCAGCTGCGCCACGCGCACGGACAGCGCCCCGAGGACCTCGACGACGCGATCGCCCGCCGGGACGCCGTCCACACCCTGACCGCCGAGGCGTACACCTCCCCGGGGCCCGAGGAGCCGCCCGAACTCGGTGAACTGATCCTGATCCGCTCCCAACTCGCCCTCGACATCGCCGAGCGCTGGCGCACGAGCGAGCCGGGGCCGCGCCGGTCCGCCGACGCCGACCGGGTCGCCGAGCTGCTCGGCCCGACCCTCGACGGCCCGGACGCGCAGCATCTGCCGGACCCCGCCCAGTGCCATCTGGTGCTCGGTCTGGTGCTCTCGAACCGCTGCCGCTGCGCCGAGCACGACACCCCCGAGCGGCTCGCGGACCGCGACGCCGCGATCCGGCATCTGCGGACGGCGTACGACGCCGACGACCTCGACCCGGAGCTGCGCCCCGTGGTCGCCTTCGACCTCGCGCTGCTCTCCTACCTCCGACTGGCCGACCGGTACGACAGGTCGGAGCGCCCGCCCGGCGCCGGGGACGCCGCCTCGGAGTTCGGCGCGCTCCTCGACCTGCTGCGCCCGCTCACGGCCGACCCCGGTCAGGACGGCGCCGACGCGGCCGAGCTGGGCGCGGACATGTGCGACGCGCTCACCCAGTACGACAGCGGTCAACGGGCCCAGGCCACCGCGATCGGCTGGTACCGGGCCGCCCTCGCCCACCCCGGGCTGCCCGCCGAGGCCGCCCATCGCGTCGCGACGAATCTGGGGCTGGCGCTGGCGGAACGCTCCGAACGCAACCGGGAGGCACAGCACCCCGGTGACCCCGCACCGGCCGTCGACCGCGCCGAGGCGGACGGCCTGTGGGAGGCGGCGCTCACCCGGCTGCCCGCCACGGCCGAGGCCGGGTCCGAGGAGCACGAGGGCAGGGTGGCGTGTCTGGCGGGCATCGTCGACCTGCTCTGGATCGAGCATACGGACGGGCTGCTGGACGAGGACGGCACCGGCAGGCTCGCCGCCCGCGCCCGTGAACTCGCCGCTCTCATCGGCCCGGACGACACCGACCGGGCGCTCCTCGTGCTCAAGGCCGCGATCGCCCTGAACCGGCGGGCGATCGACCGCGGCATGCCCTACATGTACGACATGACCAACAGCGTGCTGATGACCGGCACCGTCGATCCGGACCGGGCACTGGCCCGCACCGGACCGCGTATGGTGGCCGATCTCCGGGACGCCATCGACCTGTTGCGCACGGCGAGCGGGCTCTACCACCACGAGGACGAACTTCATCTGGGAGCCCAGTGCATCCTGGGCATCGCGCTGCTGCTGGACTTCGCCTGCGCCCTGCCCGAGGTCCGCCACGCCTCGCTCCGGGACGCCCTGCGGATCCTGCGGGTGGTCCTCGAAGGGCTGCCGGTCGACAGCGACCTGCGGGACGACGACCTCCACGGGGCCTTCCGCACCGCGATGCTGTACCGCGTCTGGTACACCGAGCCGTTCACCGCCGCCGCGCAGAACCCCGGTGAACCGCTCGTGCCGGATGTCACGGGGTTCCCCTCGGTCGAGGACGATCTGCAACTGCTCACGGGGCTGTTGGACCCCGACACCCTCGACCGGGAACCGTATCTGGTCCTCATCTCCGTCATGGTGGGGCTGATCCGGTCACCCGAGGCGATGCCCTCGGCGGCGAACTGCCGTACATGGTCCGAGAGATTGCGGCGGGCCGTCCCCCGACTGGAGCCGGAGGCCTGGGGGCTGAAGGCGGTCATGCTGGCCATCGCCGGCACCCTGGGGCTCGTCCTCGACAGGACGGGCGAGGCCACCCTCACCGACCGGGCCACCACGACGGCGACCCTGCGGCAGGCCCGCGCCCTGCTCCCGCCGGGGTCCTCGATGCGCGGGATGATCGACGACGCGCTGCGGCACGGCGCCATGACCGACCTCCAGGCACTGCTGCGCACCCTCTTCCCGGGCATGGGGCGGACGACGGCGCCCCCGCCCCCGGGACGTCGGGCGGAGCAGCCCGCCCCGTCCGATCCGGCGGACGACGAGGGCGCGCCCACGCCGCCCGCCATCGACCCCTCCGCCACCGTGCTGCTCGGCGACGGTTCGCCCGATCCGTTCGCGCTCCCGCTGGGCAGGGTCGCCGAGATCCTGGACGGTGACCCGGGGACGGCGGGCCCGGCCGAGGCCGCCGCCCGCTCCCTCGCCCACTACCGGCGCTGGCTGCGGCAACGGGACGGCCAGGACCTGACCCGGGCCATCGCCCTCGTACGGCAGGCACTGACCGCCCTCGCCGACGGCACGGCACCGGACGGCGCACCGAGGGCGGGGGCCGCCGACCCGGCCCTCGCCGACCGGTGTGGAGAGTTCCTGGCCCATCTGCTCCTCGACCGGCATGTGCTGCTCGGGGACCACGCCGACCTCGACGCGGCCGTACACGAGTACGACCTGCTGCTCGACCGCACGCCGGAGCGGCTGACCCGGCCGCCGCTGCCCGCCGTGCTGGCGGAGGCGGGCGACCCACGGGTGCCGCCGCATCTCTTCCACGCCCCGGAGCGCACCGCGCACGCGCCCTTCCGCGCCGAGCTGTTGGCGGCCGCCGGGTCGGCGTGGCTGCTGCTCGCGCGCTCCCGTCGGCGCCACTCCTCGGCCCTGGCCGACAACGCCGTACGGGCCTGGGCGGAGGCCAAACGCCTGCTGCCCGAGGACCATCCCGCGGTCCCGGCCGTCCGGACCGAACTGGCCGCGCAGGCGCTGCGGACGGCCCGCGAGGCGGGTGACACCGAGGCCGTACGGGCGGCGGTAGACGCCCTCGTCGAAGCCGCGACGGCCTGCCCGCCCCGCAGCCCCCACCGCCCCGCGCTCCATCTGCGCGCTGCGGCGGCCCTGGCCGAGCCGGGCGCGGCGGCCGTGTCCGGCGGCGCCGCGGTCCTCGATCGGGGGGTCGCGCTGCTGCGGGACGTCGTGGAGCGGGGGCCGCACGAGTTCCACGGGTCGCGGGCGCGGTGTCTGTACGGGCTGGGGAGTCTGCTGCTGGCCCGGCATCCGGACACGGGACGGCGGGAGGATCTGGAGGAGGCCCTCGCGGTGCTGCGGGAGGCGCGGGAGGTGCTGAACGCGAGCGCGGGCGACCCCTTCGCCGTGGCGCTGATCCGGACGCTCGCCCTCGCCCATCGCGCGTTCGGCCCGCACGACGGCGAACACCGGCGCGAGTCGCGGGAGGCGGGCCGGTCGGCGCTGACCGCCCACGGTCGTGCCGTCCTCCTCCAGTCGGGCGCCGACCACGGCCTCGAAGCCGCGCGGGCCATCGCACCCGACATGCTGCGGCTGGTCCGCTGGTGCCTCGCCGACGGACTGCCCGAGGCGGCCTTCGAGGCGCTCGAACTCGGCCGCGGACTCGTACTGAACGCCGCGACGACGAACGTCACCGTCCCCGATCTGCTCCGGGGCGACGGCCTGACCGCTCTCGCCGAGGAATGGGCCCGGGCCGCCGCCGACGGGCGCGGGGGCGGCCCGGGCGAGGTGCCGGACGACCTGCGGCGCCGGGTGCTGGACGCGCTGGCGGGCAGCGCCGCCGAGAAGCGCCTCGTCTCTGCGCCCGCGCCGGGTCTGCTCGGCCGCACCCTGCGCCGGCTGGGCACCGACGCGCTGGCCTACCTCGTCCCCGGCGAGGACGGCGCCCCCGGCCACGCGGTGATCGTCACGGCGACCGGGGCGGTCCGCTCGCTGCGGCTGCCGCGGCTGACCTCGGTGTCCGCGGGGCCCGTCGGCGCGTACGACCGGGCGCTCGTGGAGTTCCAGGAGGCGGGCCGGCTGAAGGCGCCGGAACCGCACCACCCGCTGGTCATGCACGAGTTGCACCGGAAGCGGCTGCTGCTGCGGGAGAAGGAGTGGCGGCAGGCGCTCCAGCGGCTGTGCGTGTGGGCGGGCGAGGCCGCGATGACGCCGCTGCTGGCCGCCGCCGAGGCCTGGTGGCCGGGCCGTGTCCCCCGGATCGTCCTCGCTCCCGTGGGCTCCCTCGGCATCGTCCCCTGGCACGCGGCGGGCGGCCCGGGGTCCGCCGCCCCTTCGGCACCCGGGACGGGGTACGCGTGCGAGCGGGCCGTCATCTCGTACTGTGCCAGCGCCCGTCAGCTCATCGAGGTGGCCGCCCGGCCCGCGGCCGTCCTGGGCCGGGGCGGCGTGGCCGTCGTGGTGGACCCCGGCGGGTCGCCGACGATGCACCGTGAGGCGGCGCTCGTGACGGCCCTGCATCCGGAGGTCACCGTGATCGGCGGCCTGGGCGGGGCGGGGGACGCCCGTGGGGCGGGGGCGGTGACGCTGCCGTCCGAACCCGGGTCGCTGGAACCCTTCCTGCCGGGCCGCGGGGCGGCACCGACCGCGCTGCTGCACGTCAACTGCCATGCGGACACCGGTCCGACGTCCAACGACTCCGTCCTCAGACTGGACGCCACGCACACGGTGTCGGTGCAGGACCTGCTGACCGGTGCGGCCGGCCGTGATCCCGGCATGCCCGGCGGTACGGTCCTGCTCGCCAACTGCACCAGCGATCTGACACTCAGCGACCACGACGAGGCGCTGACACTGGCGACGGCCTTCCTGGGAGTGGGGGCGACGGCGGTCGTCGGTTCCCGCTGGGCGGTCGCCGACGACCCCCGGACCACCCTGCTGGTGCTGCTCGTGCACCATCACATGAAGCGGGGCACACCGCCCCGGGACGCCCTGCGCGCCGCCCAGTTGTGGATGCTGGACCCCGGCCGGGTCCTGCCGCCGGAGCTGGCGGAGTTCGAGGCGCTGGTCGGGGACGGCACGAGCGGCCCGCTGGACGAGTTGGAGGTCTGGGCCTCCTTCGCCCACCACGGACAGTGA
- a CDS encoding AAA family ATPase gives MANYADSKRDLDNYLTARVPVVGLRTIEQARALRMLKEVATQPRRANQQFWIHTRATGLRDLRSGAAVLDDRSLTGAMDFAAAQFSARPHATLVLVDPGELESDTPFTRNVAELARIADTHAGCVVLITDNPIWSGLQRLGMSLQLDLPNADEMYATISGFLGDHRGVVSIAWTEHDARRAAEFLQGVTEGEAVNLLATLIAKGSVEAADVLTLAGSKDRIFSNLAGLERLARKDVDYSVGGLTSLRGWLERKHRLIHTDLRGTQLRPPRGVLLVGVPGCGKSLSAKAIAQQWQLPLYRLDMASIHGRYLGESEGRMREALDAADRVAPCILWIDEIEKGLAGAHDSSGVQQRIIGQFLFWLQESDSRVFVVATANDVRSLPPELLRKGRFDELFFVDLPDDQDRREIITLYYRRYVKAEPHPDQLDRLVDLSEGFAGSDIESALHDVGAEVLLGGGADRLDPSFVEDTFANTAPLSRSNPEQIEEIRAWGRERAVPAGRSAVSTATPGAGTPRRVVVLGDT, from the coding sequence ATGGCGAACTACGCCGACAGCAAGCGTGACCTGGACAACTACCTCACCGCGCGGGTGCCCGTCGTCGGACTGCGGACCATCGAACAGGCCCGCGCCCTGCGCATGCTGAAGGAGGTCGCCACCCAGCCGAGACGCGCCAACCAGCAGTTCTGGATCCATACCAGGGCCACCGGCCTGCGCGATCTGCGGTCGGGGGCGGCCGTCCTCGACGACCGCTCGCTGACCGGCGCCATGGACTTCGCCGCCGCCCAGTTCAGTGCCCGTCCGCACGCCACCCTCGTCCTCGTCGACCCGGGGGAACTGGAGTCGGACACCCCCTTCACCCGCAACGTCGCCGAACTCGCCCGGATCGCCGACACCCACGCCGGATGCGTCGTCCTCATCACCGACAACCCCATCTGGAGCGGACTGCAACGCCTCGGCATGAGCCTGCAGTTGGACCTGCCGAACGCCGACGAGATGTATGCGACCATCAGCGGCTTCCTCGGCGACCACCGGGGCGTCGTCTCCATCGCCTGGACCGAGCACGACGCCCGCCGGGCCGCCGAGTTCCTCCAGGGGGTCACCGAGGGCGAGGCGGTGAACCTCCTGGCCACCCTCATCGCCAAGGGCTCGGTGGAGGCCGCCGACGTCCTGACCCTCGCCGGTTCCAAGGACCGCATCTTCAGCAATCTCGCCGGTCTCGAACGCCTCGCCCGCAAGGACGTCGACTACTCCGTCGGCGGACTCACCAGCCTGCGCGGCTGGCTGGAGCGCAAGCACCGTCTCATCCACACCGACCTGCGCGGCACCCAACTGCGCCCGCCCCGCGGTGTCCTGCTCGTCGGCGTCCCCGGCTGCGGGAAGTCCCTGTCGGCGAAGGCCATCGCCCAGCAGTGGCAACTGCCCCTGTACCGACTGGACATGGCCAGCATCCACGGCCGCTATCTGGGCGAGTCGGAGGGCCGGATGCGGGAGGCGCTGGACGCCGCCGACCGGGTCGCCCCGTGCATCCTGTGGATCGACGAGATCGAGAAGGGACTCGCCGGCGCCCACGACAGCTCCGGCGTGCAGCAGCGCATCATCGGCCAGTTCCTGTTCTGGCTCCAGGAGTCCGACTCCCGTGTCTTCGTCGTCGCCACCGCAAACGACGTCCGCAGTCTGCCGCCCGAACTGCTGCGCAAGGGACGCTTCGACGAACTGTTCTTCGTGGACCTGCCGGACGACCAGGACCGCAGGGAGATCATCACCCTCTACTACCGGCGTTACGTCAAGGCCGAACCCCACCCGGACCAGCTCGACCGCCTAGTGGACCTCTCGGAGGGCTTCGCGGGCTCCGACATCGAGTCGGCGCTCCACGACGTCGGCGCCGAGGTCCTGCTCGGCGGCGGCGCCGACCGGCTCGACCCCTCGTTCGTCGAGGACACCTTCGCCAACACGGCCCCGCTCAGCCGCAGCAACCCCGAACAGATCGAGGAGATCCGCGCCTGGGGCCGCGAACGCGCGGTCCCCGCCGGCCGGTCCGCCGTCTCCACCGCCACCCCCGGCGCGGGCACACCCCGCAGGGTCGTGGTCCTCGGCGACACCTGA
- a CDS encoding GAF and ANTAR domain-containing protein encodes MASMARDLLAQPSVAATLERITASAIELVEGCDAAGILVLHGSSVETLAPTDQLVIDSDALQERLREGPCFDAARSSEGDRVFRIPDFSGEEPRWPAYAPRARRLGVGSMMGFLLFTEDEDLGALNLYSRRPGAFTEVSETAGWLLASHAAVAFASARTHAQLERAVATRHVIGEAMGILMGAHRLTEEEAFDVLRRFSQEKNIKLRDVARRVCEQGGL; translated from the coding sequence ATGGCGTCGATGGCGCGGGATCTGCTGGCGCAGCCCTCCGTGGCCGCCACTCTGGAGCGGATCACCGCCTCGGCCATCGAGCTGGTGGAGGGCTGTGACGCGGCGGGCATCCTGGTGCTGCACGGCTCGTCGGTGGAGACACTGGCCCCCACCGACCAGCTGGTGATCGACAGCGACGCACTGCAGGAACGGCTTCGCGAAGGGCCCTGCTTCGACGCCGCCCGCAGCTCCGAGGGCGACCGGGTCTTCCGCATCCCCGACTTCTCCGGCGAGGAACCGCGCTGGCCCGCCTACGCCCCCCGGGCCCGCCGCCTCGGGGTGGGCAGCATGATGGGTTTCCTGCTCTTCACCGAGGACGAGGATCTCGGCGCCCTGAACCTCTACTCCCGTCGGCCGGGCGCGTTCACCGAGGTCAGCGAGACGGCGGGCTGGCTGCTGGCCTCCCACGCGGCGGTCGCCTTCGCCAGCGCCCGCACCCACGCCCAGCTGGAGCGGGCCGTCGCCACCCGCCACGTCATCGGCGAGGCCATGGGCATCCTCATGGGCGCCCACCGCCTCACCGAGGAGGAGGCCTTCGACGTGCTGCGCCGCTTCTCGCAGGAGAAGAACATCAAGCTCCGCGACGTCGCCCGCCGGGTCTGCGAACAGGGCGGCCTCTGA
- a CDS encoding hemerythrin domain-containing protein: protein MGHGGDVIAELTTDHGEVEEMFRQIEALPSGDAQRKHYADKVTIELVRHSVAEEAYLYPAVREHVPDGDAIADRELADHAEAERTLKALERCEADDPDFDLLIAQLTTEIRAHIQDEESNLFPRLRASCPAEALNTLGDKVRTAKKTAPTRPHPAAPDTPPANKLLAPGMGLVDRMRDALTGRGKDG from the coding sequence ATGGGACACGGTGGAGACGTCATCGCCGAACTGACCACGGACCACGGGGAAGTGGAGGAGATGTTCCGGCAGATCGAGGCGCTGCCCTCCGGCGACGCCCAGCGCAAGCACTACGCGGACAAGGTCACCATCGAACTGGTGCGTCACTCGGTCGCCGAGGAGGCGTACCTCTACCCGGCGGTCCGCGAACACGTCCCGGACGGTGACGCGATCGCCGACCGGGAGCTGGCGGACCACGCGGAGGCCGAGCGCACCCTGAAGGCGCTGGAGCGGTGCGAGGCCGACGACCCGGACTTCGACCTGCTGATCGCCCAGCTGACGACCGAGATCAGGGCGCACATCCAGGACGAGGAGAGCAACCTCTTCCCCCGGCTGCGCGCGTCGTGCCCGGCGGAGGCCCTGAACACCCTCGGCGACAAGGTCCGCACCGCCAAGAAGACGGCGCCGACCCGGCCCCACCCGGCGGCCCCGGACACCCCTCCGGCCAACAAACTCCTCGCCCCGGGCATGGGCCTCGTCGACCGTATGCGCGACGCGCTGACCGGCCGGGGCAAGGACGGCTGA